CTTATTATGGGACACCGTGCACCAGGACAGGCATACCCGTCCGCACACCCACCACTGGCAGAGCAGGGAGAACCTGACTGCCCGATCAGAAAGATCGTGAAGCCGACCGAGGGAGCCAAAGCTGGTGACCGCGTCCGCTACATCCAGTTCGCAGACTCGATGCTGAATGCACCGTGTCAGCCGTACCAGAGAACCTACCTCGAGATGTACCGCTACCGTGGTATTGACCCGGGAACACTCTCTGGCCGTCAGATCGTTGAGTGCCGTGAGCGTGACCTTGAAGGATACGCACGCGAGCTCGTTGAGACCAACCTCTTCGACCCAGCAACCTGTGGTATCCGCGGTGCAACCGTGCACGGCCACTCCCTGCGTCTCGCAGAGAACGGTATGATGTTCGATATGCTCCAGCGCTGTATCCTCGACGCAGACGGTATCGTCAAATACGTTAAGGATCAGGTTGGTGTCCCACTTGACCGCAAAGTTGCCGTTGGCAAGCCGATGGACGCAAAGTGGCTCAAGGACAACACTACCATGTTCAACTCTCTCGTCGGCACTGCATTCCGCAGTGACGCAGAGTACGTCAAATACGTCCAGCGCATCCACGCACTTCGTACCAAGTACGGATTCATGCCCAAGGAGGCCTAAACTATGGCAAAAGTAGAGAAGACCCAGAAACTTTTCCTTGATGCACTCAAGCAGAAGTTCCCCAAGCAGGACGTCGAGTCCACCACCACTGAATTCTACAAGTTCAACGGTGTCCGTCAGTCCGCACGTAAGCTGGAGTTCATGAAAGAGAACGAGTCCATCGTCGCAAAACGTGGAATCTCCATGTACGACCCCGAACGCTGCCACCTTGGTGGTATCCCGATGGGTCAGCGTCAGCTCATGACCTACGAAGTCTCCGGAACCGGAACCTTCGTTGAGGGTGATGACCTGCACTTCGTTAACAATGCAGCAATGCAGCAGTTCTGGGATGATATCCGCAGAACCGTAATCGTGTCCATGGACATGGCACACGCAACCCTGCAGAAGCGTCTTGGCAAGGAAGTCACTCCGGAAACTATCTCCGAGTACCTCCACATCGTCAACCACGCAATGCCAGGAGGAGCAGTCGTTCAGGAACACATGGTTGAGACCCACCCGGCTTTAACCGATGACTGTTACGTCCGTGTCTTCACTGGTGACCAGGAACTCGCAGACTCTATCGAGTCCCAGTTCGTTATTGATGTCGAGAAGCTCTTCCCGAAGAAACAGGCAGAGGCACTTCAGGCAGCAGTAGGCAAATCCCTGTGGCAGTGTGTCCACATGCCGACCATTGTTGGCCGTACCTGCGATGGTGGAACCACCTCCCGCTGGTCTGCAATGCAGATC
The nucleotide sequence above comes from Methanorbis furvi. Encoded proteins:
- the mcrG gene encoding coenzyme-B sulfoethylthiotransferase subunit gamma, whose translation is MAYKPQYGPGTSKVAENRRNQMNPNVKLEKIRSVTDEDLVLIMGHRAPGQAYPSAHPPLAEQGEPDCPIRKIVKPTEGAKAGDRVRYIQFADSMLNAPCQPYQRTYLEMYRYRGIDPGTLSGRQIVECRERDLEGYARELVETNLFDPATCGIRGATVHGHSLRLAENGMMFDMLQRCILDADGIVKYVKDQVGVPLDRKVAVGKPMDAKWLKDNTTMFNSLVGTAFRSDAEYVKYVQRIHALRTKYGFMPKEA